A region from the Aegilops tauschii subsp. strangulata cultivar AL8/78 chromosome 5, Aet v6.0, whole genome shotgun sequence genome encodes:
- the LOC109769310 gene encoding 20 kDa chaperonin, chloroplastic, translating to MGSGSPNPARRPSSRTIRQPPFRPKPESNKILIPSLAASVSSVSPPPRTLAPSLSPSPTPTPTSARAQLNPAAGAMASVHLCGPKVASAAMAKPALADGLRVPASSSARPVPTGRRLRGLVVRAATVVSPKYTSVKPLGDRVLVKTKTTEDKTAGGILLPTTAQSRPQAGEVVAVGEGRSLGSNVVEISVPVGAKVIYSKYAGTELEFNDTTHLIMKEDDIIGILDTDDVKDLKPLSDRILIKVAESEEETAGGLLLTQASKEKPSVGTVVAVGPGPLGDDGSRTPLSITPGSSVLYSKYAGSEFKGSEGEYIVLRSSDVIAVLSS from the exons ATGGGTTCCGGGAGTCCGAATCCTGCCCGGCGGCCATCTTCTAGAACCATCCGGCAGCCTCCTTTCCGTCCTAAACCCGAGAGTAACAAAATCCTTATCCCAAGCTTAGCAGCCTCGGTCTCCTCGGTTTCTCCTCCTCCCCGAACCCTCGCTCCATcactctctccctctcccactcCCACTCCCACTTCGGCGCGCGCTCAGCTGAATCCTGCCGCAG GAGCAATGGCGTCGGTGCATCTGTGCGGCCCGAAGGTGGCGTCCGCGGCGATGGCAAAGCCGGCGTTGGCGGACGGGCTCCGTGTCCCCGCTTCGTCGTCGGCGCGTCCCGTGCCGACGGGGCGGAGGCTCCGGGGCCTCGTCGTCAGGGCCGCCACGGTCGTGTCCCCCAAG TATACTTCTGTGAAACCATTGGGAGATAGGGTACTAGTGAAGACCAAGACTACTGAGGATAAAACTGCTGGAGGGATATTGCTTCCAACAACAGCTCAGTCAAGACCACAAGCAGGGGAGGTTGTTGCAGTTGGAGAGGGGAGAAGCTTAGGCAGCAACGTCGTCGAGATCAGTGTTCCG GTTGGTGCCAAAGTTATTTACTCTAAATACGCTGGCACCGAGTTGGAATTCAATGATACCACCCACCTCATTATGAAAGAAGATGACATCATTGGTATTCTTGACACTGATGACGTGAAAGATCTGAAGCCACTGAGTGACCGTATTCTCATTAAG GTTGCAGAGTCTGAAGAGGAAACTGCTGGCGGTTTGCTATTGACACAGGCGTCGAAAGAGAAGCCTTCTGTTGGAACA GTGGTTGCTGTTGGACCCGGGCCATTGGGCGATGATGGCAGCAGGACGCCATTGTCAATCACTCCTGGAAGCAGCGTGCTGTACTCCAAGTATGCAGGAAGCGAGTTCAAGGGTTCGGAAGGCGAGTACATCGTTCTCAGGTCATCCGACGTGATAGCCGTGCTGTCATCATAA
- the LOC109769320 gene encoding uncharacterized protein produces the protein MASHGGHDHDALWAKLWELELQLAAYKLLHAARRGEEDDADADGVREPAGAGACRRGRQYDAYMRRRDARRVSVAAVAKSQQQQQQRPSGVSVTRAGGRPSPLTVRCAARDTPQVRRTVPSGVSAAATPRKEHGALPLPRSRTVSGGAPEARPQSHRRRNSVGGDLGDCATPRPFLRRGSGTGGAIGNLRSPRVHDLPSGSPSPRRPPQDQFVPKVAAGRHLRSVSELPLHATVESPRWAETPRPAQSRARKRWGSLESPPPAIFSAPAANPHMDLAKGLRKLLSFVRKGKSSEHRRSDGGRESGDRKPVKGWTACSVLDGPFERASLEGHRFPMTRAVGTSG, from the coding sequence ATGGCGAGCCACGGAGGACACGACCACGACGCGCTCTGGGCCAAGCTCTGGGAGCTTGAGCTGCAGCTCGCGGCGTACAAGCTGCTGCACGCCGCGcggcgcggggaggaggacgacgcGGACGCGGACGGCGTGCGGGAGCCCGCTGGGGCCGGCGCCTGCCGCCGCGGCAGGCAGTACGACGCTTACATGCGCCGGCGCGACGCCAGGCGCGTGTCCGTCGCGGCGGTGGCCAAgagccagcagcagcagcagcagaggcCGAGCGGCGTCAGTGTCACGCGCGCCGGCGGCAGGCCGAGCCCGCTCACCGTCAGGTGCGCCGCTCGGGACACGCCGCAGGTGAGGAGGACGGTGCCGTCGGGAGTGTCCGCTGCGGCCACCCCGAGGAAGGAGCACGGCGCGCTGCCACTGCCCAGGAGCAGGACGGTGAGCGGCGGCGCGCCTGAAGCGAGGCCGCAGTCGCACAGAAGGCGGAACAGCGTCGGCGGCGACCTGGGCGACTGCGCCACGCCGAGGCCGTTCCTGAGGCGCGGCAGCGGGACCGGCGGCGCGATCGGGAACCTGCGGTCCCCGAGGGTGCACGACCTCCCCAGCGGCAGCCCGAGCCCGAGGCGGCCGCCGCAGGACCAGTTCGTCCCAAAGGTGGCGGCCGGGCGCCACCTCCGGTCCGTGTCGGAGCTGCCGCTCCACGCGACGGTGGAGTCGCCGAGGTGGGCGGAGACGCCGCGGCCGGCCCAGTCACGGGCCAGGAAGCGGTGGGGCAGCCTGGAGAGCCCGCCGCCGGCGATTTTCTCGGCCCCGGCGGCCAACCCGCACATGGACCTGGCCAAGGGGCTCCGGAAGCTGCTGAGCTTCGTGAGGAAGGGCAAGAGCAGCGAGCATCGGCGCTCCGACGGCGGACGTGAATCCGGCGACAGGAAGCCCGTGAAGGGGTGGACAGCTTGCTCCGTCCTTGATGGCCCGTTCGAACGTGCGAGCCTGGAGGGGCACCGGTTCCCCATGACACGGGCAGTCGGCACCTCCGGATGA